The Leucoraja erinacea ecotype New England chromosome 19, Leri_hhj_1, whole genome shotgun sequence genome has a segment encoding these proteins:
- the si:dkey-42p14.3 gene encoding LOW QUALITY PROTEIN: EF-hand calcium-binding domain-containing protein 10 (The sequence of the model RefSeq protein was modified relative to this genomic sequence to represent the inferred CDS: deleted 2 bases in 1 codon), translated as MASPQEQEALEYLAEHQILELIDSLTSMLLYYRPAKPLEFLIEQLEQLKVAKTIKKNYPCLFDESNLDAVFGILDTTKKGHITLVQYTEALKTLGVKDFAKEPSGADDDKIRLAIFKAEAKAGLMKMYSPYKPG; from the exons ATGGCGTCTCCCCAGGAGCAGGAGGCGCTGGAATACCTGGCGGAGCATCAGATCCTGGAGCTGATCGACAGCCTCACCAGCATGTTGCTCTAC TACCGGCCCG CTAAGCCTTTGGAGTTTTTAATTGAACAGCTGGAGCAATTGAAGGTTGCCaaaacgattaaaaaaaattatccttGTTTATTTGATGAGTCCAATTTGGATGCTGTGTTTGGTATTTTGGATACTACAAAAAAAGGACATATCACTTTGGTTCAGTACACGGAAG CTTTGAAAACTCTTGGAGTGAAGGATTTTGCAAAGGAACCATCAGGTGCTGATGACGATAAAATCCGCCTAGCAATATTCAAAGCCGAGGC GAAAGCTGGATTAATGAAGATGTATTCCCCATACAAACCTGGATAA